One window of Magallana gigas chromosome 2, xbMagGiga1.1, whole genome shotgun sequence genomic DNA carries:
- the LOC105320691 gene encoding nephrin: MKNKSFQCQIFIFFTLAFAQVQLQIPPAYIVQNTTGCLFISLSESITDNCSLWILFNKEQLCILADLHKTIPLVDINQNYKGRIQCSVAEPYNQASICFTTGIQPSDAGVYAVRLFKPPGEFITNNTLHVIGQPTKPIISAQSSVIAGDVSTINCSSVSSSTLSTGHDLFYTWFVNKHLVSGHRYTVSEQGGNELTITSVLKQDRGKKIHCLATEDEGISSEPSDEIVLNVLYAPEIVIMPSKNVSVYLNDSNLQLVCSLIDANPASKLVYSWTKDGLKIGSSQNLTLKTIKRSDQGVYQCLASNAAGTSLPATVFVDVLYAPEIQTFTLIGGQIVNELDSFVIVCSIRSPRPGNITIHNQNTNETVKIGYNVYSVNFIENSAQCYQTASFVCLAGNNIGRTQSHPLDLYVKCRPRSMDDLYFQTLWGKHITFSAMYLAYPRPSIAMTFRKFSTAPDVSVSTALWDIAIKPKNISAFSINIKRDFLTSEQFGFYTVNVSNDQGFFAATLFIRPKDKPEPPHNISVMCSVARTAILSWIPGSERGAQQTFLVSYNTPNKRAQDNHTVFGNSLVISNLKSRRYIFTITAINMIGQSQSIQDSCTVRDLEEESCPLKTVFGFLFALFLLISVGQITFILLTKFRQRYVNRSHIYTQNAETALVNITHAYDLENVHASMSSRTDNQMEASRLSCTYEDVDISGQAHSTQNAETALVNITHAYDLENVHASMSSRTDNQMEASRLSCTYEDVDISGQAHSTFLGMTS, encoded by the exons ATGAAGAATAAAAGCTTTCAGTgccaaatatttatatttttcacacTAGCTTTCGCTCAAG TTCAGTTGCAGATACCACCAGCTTATATTGTCCAAAACACCACAGGATGTCTCTTCATATCGTTATCTGAAAGTATTACTGACAATTGTTCTTTATGGATTTTATTCAACAAAGAACAATTATGTATCCTTGCTGATCTCCACAAAACTATCCCACTTGTTGACATAAATCAAAACTACAAGGGGAGAATTCAGTGTTCCGTAGCTGAACCTTACAACCAAGCAAGCATTTGTTTCACGACGGGCATCCAACCTTCTGATGCCGGAGTTTATGCTGTAAGACTGTTCAAACCTCCAGGCGAATTCATCACAAACAATACATTGCATGTAATTG GTCAACCAACGAAACCTATCATTAGTGCTCAAAGCAGTGTTATTGCTGGTGATGTGTCTACCATTAACTGTTCAAGTGTTTCATCATCAACTCTATCAACGGGGCACGATTTGTTCTATACATGGTTTGTAAACAAGCATCTGGTCAGTGGCCATAGGTATACAGTATCTGAGCAAGGAGGGAACGAACTGACCATAACCTCAGTTCTAAAACAAGATAGGGGGAAGAAAATCCACTGCTTAGCAACAGAGGATGAAGGAATTTCCTCAGAACCGAGCGACGAAATTGTTTTGAATGTATTAT ATGCTCCGGAGATAGTCATCATGCCTTCAAAGAATGTATCGGTTTATCTCAACGACTCAAACCTCCAACTTGTATGTTCTCTAATTGATGCCAATCCAGCCAGTAAATTAGTGTACTCTTGGACCAAAGACGGTCTCAAAATTGGGTCAAGTCAGAACCTcacattaaaaacaataaagaggTCAGACCAAGGGGTGTACCAATGTTTAGCTAGCAATGCCGCAGGAACCTCACTTCCGGCAACtgtttttgtagatgttttaT ACGCTCCTGAAATACAAACGTTCACGTTGATCGGTGGACAAATAGTGAATGAATTAGATTCCTTTGTTATCGTCTGTTCCATCAGAAGTCCACGACCGGGAAATATAACCATacataatcaaaatacaaacGAAACTGTCAAAATAGGATATAACGTTTATTCAGTAAATTTCATCGAGAATTCAGCCCAATGCTACCAGACAGCTTCCTTTGTGTGCTTAGCAGGGAATAACATAGGAAGAACACAATCACATCCTTTGGATTTATACGTAAAAT GCAGACCGAGATCGATGGATGATCTATACTTCCAAACATTATGGGGTAAACATATAACATTCTCGGCTATGTATTTGGCATACCCAAGGCCTTCTATTGCAATGACGTTTCGGAAATTCAGCACTGCACCAGATGTTTCTGTGTCCACTGCTCTCTGGGACATAGCTATAAAACCAAAAAACATCTCGGCGTTTTCTATAAACATTAAGAGGGACTTTCTCACTTCGGAACAGTTTGGATTTTACACTGTAAACGTCAGCAATGACCAGGGATTTTTCGCTGCAACACTTTTTATCCGACCGAAAG ATAAGCCAGAGCCACCCCACAACATCTCGGTGATGTGTTCAGTCGCGAGAACTGCAATTTTAAGTTGGATACCTGGGTCTGAAAGAGGAGCCCAGCAAACGTTTTTGGTCAGTTATAATACACCTAATAAAAGAGCGCAAGACAATCATACTGTATTTGGAAACAGTTTGGTCATATCAAACTTGAAAAGTCGACGCTACATATTTACCATTACTGCCATAAATATGATTGGCCAATCTCAGTCAATTCAAGACAGTTGCACCGTTAGAGATTTGGAAGAAg AAAGCTGCCCACTCAAAACAGTATTTGGGTTCTTATTTGCGCTGTTTTTGCTTATATCTGTTGGACAGATTACATTCATACTTTTAACCAAATTTCGCCAACGATACG TAAACAGATCTCATATATATAC GCAAAATGCAGAAACTGCTTTGGTAAACATTACACATGCGTATGACCTCGAAAATGTCCATGCTTCCATGTCATCCA GAACGGACAATCAGATGGAGGCTtcacg CCTCTCGTGCACCTATGAGGACGTAGATATTTCAGGGCAGGCACATTCAAC GCAAAATGCAGAAACTGCTTTGGTAAACATTACACATGCGTATGACCTCGAAAATGTCCATGCTTCCATGTCATCCA GAACGGACAATCAGATGGAGGCTTcacg CCTCTCGTGCACCTATGAGGACGTAGATATTTCAGGGCAGGCACATTCAAC GTTCTTAGGAATGACGTCTTAG